Part of the Permianibacter fluminis genome, TCGCCACTTTTTTTTGCAATTTGAGCGAAATGAAGCCCAATCCGGCAAACTCAATAAATCCGCCAAGTTTCGACTCGACTGATTGAGGCGCCGCTTTCATCGCCTCGGCTAGGAATACAGCCGAAAGAACAAAGCAGACGCCCCAAAAACACGATAGAGCTCGTCCCCAGATACCCAAGCCAGCGCGCTTTGCTAATGAAGCACCGAGGTGCTTTTCAACTAGTGCCGCGCTTTCCCGGCTAGGTATCCAGTTGATGCAAGTTGAATACATGCTCGATGTGCCTATAAAGATAATGGGGGCCTTTAGGCCCCCATTATCGCACAGCTTCAACGAACCAAACGATGGCCTAACCACGCTTACCAAGTTCAACATAGTTACGCTCGGTATGCCCGGTGTAGAGCTGACGCGGGCGGCCGATCTTCTGGCTTGGCTCGGCGATCATTTCTTTCCACTGGGCGACCCAGCCGGTGGTGCGGGCCAGCGCAAACATCACGGTAAACATGTTCATCGGAATGCCCATGGCCTTCATGATGATGCCCGAATAGAAATCGACGTTCGGGTACAGTTTTTTCTCGACGAAGTAGGGGTCCTGCAGCGCAATGCGCTCCAGCTCCATCGCCACTTTCAGCAGCGGATCATTATCGGCGCCGAGGTGGTGCAGCACTTCATGGGCGGTTTGCCGCATGATGGTGGCGCGCGGATCAAAGTTCTTGTACACGCGGTGACCAAAGCCCATCAGACGGAACGAGTCGTTCTTGTCCTTGGCGCGGCGGATGTATTCCGGAATACGGTCAACGCTGCCGATTTCCTGCAGCATGTTCAGGCAGGCTTCGTTGGCGCCACCGTGAGCCGGGCCCCACAGCGACGCGATACCTGCTGCGATGCAAGCGAACGGGTTGGCGCCCGACGAACCGGCTAGGCGAACAGTCGAGGTCGAGGCGTTCTGTTCGTGATCGGCATGCAGAATCAGGATGCGGTCAATCGCGCGCACCAGAATCGGATTCGGTTCGTATTCTTCCGCCGGCACGGCGAACATCATGCGCAGGAAGTTGGCTGAATACGACAGGTTGTTTTTCGGATACACGAACGGCTGACCGATGCTGTATTTGTAGCTCATCGCAGCCAGTGTCGGTACTTTGGCAATCAGGCGAATCGCGCTGATTTCGCGATGGACCGGATTGGTGATGTCGAGCGAGTCGTGATAGAACGCCGACAGCGCACCGACCACGCCGATCATGATCGACATCGGGTGGGCATCACGGCGGAAACCCTGGAAGAACCGGGCCATCTGCTCGTGCACCATGGTGTGGTGGGTGATGCGGTAATTCCAGTCTTCGAGTTCGGCCTTGTTTGGCAGTTCACCGTTTACCAGCAGGTAAGCGACTTCCAGAAAATCGGATTTTTCGGCCAGCTGGTTGATGGGGTAGCCGCGGTATTGCAGCACGCCGGCATCGCCATCGATATAGGTGATCTTCGATTCGCAGGCGGCCGTAGCCATGAAGCCCGGATCGTAGGTAAACAGCTTGGCATCGCCCAATTTGCGGATGTCGACGACATCGTAACCCTGGGTCGGCGAGTGGATCGGCAGCGAGACGGGCTCGGCGCGGTCAGGCAGGTGCAGTGTGGCGACCTTGTCTGCCATGGTGTGCTCCTTAGACGGGCATGGAGGGCGCGCAAATCTATCGCGCCGCGTTTGACGTAAACAGAGCGTTAGTATCGCTCAGGCAGGGGCGGGGAAACTATAGGCGAAATGGGGGCAACGTCAATTCGTCAATAGTGGCCTCGACAATGGCGCAATTGCTCAAAGCTTGTGCAATTCCCGAGGAATTCGCTATGAAAACTATCGTTGTCAGCGATTTGTCATCGGGGAGGGGCGCGCCTATAATTCGGCGGCCGCGCGGCAGCGGGCCTGAATCGGTTGATGATCAGGTTCCATTTGGCAGTCGCGCATCCGCCTCTTTGTCGGGGCCCACTCAAACAAGACGCATAAAACCGTGACCAAGCAACGTCCTGTCTTCCTGCCGCTTGCACCGGCTGACGTGATGGGGATGCCGGTGATGGCCATCACCTCCATCCTGCACCGCATCTCTGGCATTGTGCTGTTTCTGGGGCTGCCGGCCCTGCTGTATATGCTGCAAAAGTCGCTGGCTTCCGAGGCCAGTTTCGCTGAGTTGAAAGACTGCCTGGCTGCCGGTTGGGCCAAGCTGGCATTTTGGCTGCTGCTGTCAGCCGTGGCGTTTCACGTCATTGCCGGCGTCCGCCACCTGATCATGGACCTCGGTCATTTGGAAACCAAAGAGGGCGGCCACAAGGCGGCTTCGACCGTGCTGGTGCTGTTTGTCATTGCCGCCGCGTT contains:
- the gltA gene encoding citrate synthase; its protein translation is MADKVATLHLPDRAEPVSLPIHSPTQGYDVVDIRKLGDAKLFTYDPGFMATAACESKITYIDGDAGVLQYRGYPINQLAEKSDFLEVAYLLVNGELPNKAELEDWNYRITHHTMVHEQMARFFQGFRRDAHPMSIMIGVVGALSAFYHDSLDITNPVHREISAIRLIAKVPTLAAMSYKYSIGQPFVYPKNNLSYSANFLRMMFAVPAEEYEPNPILVRAIDRILILHADHEQNASTSTVRLAGSSGANPFACIAAGIASLWGPAHGGANEACLNMLQEIGSVDRIPEYIRRAKDKNDSFRLMGFGHRVYKNFDPRATIMRQTAHEVLHHLGADNDPLLKVAMELERIALQDPYFVEKKLYPNVDFYSGIIMKAMGIPMNMFTVMFALARTTGWVAQWKEMIAEPSQKIGRPRQLYTGHTERNYVELGKRG
- the sdhC gene encoding succinate dehydrogenase, cytochrome b556 subunit; translation: MTKQRPVFLPLAPADVMGMPVMAITSILHRISGIVLFLGLPALLYMLQKSLASEASFAELKDCLAAGWAKLAFWLLLSAVAFHVIAGVRHLIMDLGHLETKEGGHKAASTVLVLFVIAAALLGVFVW